From one Odontesthes bonariensis isolate fOdoBon6 chromosome 14, fOdoBon6.hap1, whole genome shotgun sequence genomic stretch:
- the LOC142398315 gene encoding NAD-dependent protein deacylase sirtuin-5, mitochondrial-like: MLLQNRGVFSLGLRMCSTHVTAGPVLDTSRLSSDMSEFRKAFSKAKHIAIITGAGVSAESGVPTFRGEHENWRKWKSQDLATPEAFSRNPSRVWEFYHYRRGLVLNRKPSAVHLAIAECEARLKKQGRSVVVITQCIDDLHRQAGSKYVLKIHGSLVETRCVSCGQVTVNKRSPICPALKGKGAPGSNVADAQIPVDKLPRCDYRDCHGLLRPNVVFFGETLDSHILTKVEKEMEICDLCLVVGTSSIVYPAAMFGPRVASRGVPVAEFNTNATPKTEYFTYHFQGPCGTTLPQALAQHESEVF, from the exons ATGCTTCTCCAAAATCGAGGTGTCTTTTCACTTGGGCTCCGCATGTGTTCCACGCATGTGACGGCAGGACCGGTGCTTGACACATCGAGACTCAGCTCAG ACATGTCTGAGTTCCGCAAGGCCTTTTCCAAAGCCAAGCACATAGCAATCATCACAGGGGCAGGAGTTAGCGCGGAGAGTGGAGTACCAACCTTCAGGGGAGAGCACGAGAACTGGAGGAAGTGGAAGTCTCAG GACCTTGCGACTCCAGAAGCCTTCTCTCGCAACCCATCTCGAGTGTGGGAGTTCTATCATTACAGAAGGGGGCTGGTGTTGAACAGGAAGCCCAGTGCTGTCCATTTGGCCATAGCAGAGTGCGAGGCCCGGCTGAAGAAGCAGGGGCGCTCCGTGGTCGTTATCACGCAGTGCATAGATGACCTGCACCGACAGGCTGGCTCCAAGTATGTGCTCAAGATTCATG gcAGTCTGGTGGAGACGCGCTGTGTGAGTTGCGGGCAAGTGACCGTGAACAAGCGAAGCCCCATATGTCCGGCCTTGAAGGGCAAAGG CGCACCTGGATCAAATGTTGCTGATGCCCAGATTCCTGTGGATAAGCTCCCAAG GTGCGATTATCGAGACTGCCATGGCTTGTTGAGGCCCAATGTGGTGTTTTTTGGGGAGACCCTGGACTCTCATATCCTGACCAAGGtggaaaaagaaatggaaatctGTGATCTTTGTCTGGTG GTGGGCACATCTTCGATCGTTTACCCTGCGGCTATGTTTGGCCCCCGGGTCGCATCCAGAGGCGTTCCAGTGGCAGAGTTTAACACAAATGCAACACCAAAAACAGAGTATTTCAC GTACCATTTCCAGGGTCCATGTGGAACCACGCTGCCTCAAGCTTTGGCACAGCACGAGTCCGAAGTTTTTTAA